One genomic window of Glycine soja cultivar W05 chromosome 9, ASM419377v2, whole genome shotgun sequence includes the following:
- the LOC114368195 gene encoding mitogen-activated protein kinase kinase kinase 12-like: protein MNSICFHGPHRHSTTFSIDHFCIWPVGDLGLSKVKCQTLISGGVRGTLPWMAPELLNGSSSLVSEKVDVLSFGIVMWELLTGEEPYADLHYGAIIGGIVNNTLRPPVPESCDPEWRLLMERCWSSEPSERPSFSEIANGLRSMATKISPKGQNQQQQPAALQSQVQK, encoded by the exons ATGAATA GTATTTGCTTTCATGGTCCACACAGACACAGCACTACGTTTAGCATAGATCATTTTTGTATATGGCCT GTTGGTGACTTGGGTCTGTCCAAAGTGAAGTGCCAGACTTTAATATCTGGTGGTGTTAGAGGAACTCTACCTTGGATGGCCCCAGAACTGCTAAACGGGAGCAGTAGCCTTGTTTCAGAGAAG GTTGACGTGCTTTCATTTGGTATTGTCATGTGGGAACTCCTCACGGGAGAAGAGCCATATGCTGATTTGCACTATGGGGCCATCATAG GTGGTATTGTAAACAACACATTACGACCTCCAGTTCCAGAATCTTGTGATCCAGAATGGAGATTGCTGATGGAGAGGTGCTGGTCATCAGAACCATCAGAAAGACCTTCCTTCTCTGAGATTGCTAATGGATTACGTTCCATGGCAACCAAGATCTCTCCCAAAGGACAAAATCAACAGCAGCAACCTGCTGCACTGCAAAGTCAAGTTCAGAAATGA
- the LOC114367208 gene encoding uncharacterized protein LOC114367208: protein MAASEGRPLVEAVEHKEDFYEHQEPSGCGYGCFRGFGWSWCSRRGSEEGKGLVEQKGDSRLSYKLRKIKEFSEVIAGPKWKTFIRKISGYGRKQQQQKNRFQYDEHSYALNFNSGAQSEDDDMPPSFSARFSAPFPSTRRQTEQ, encoded by the coding sequence ATGGCTGCTTCTGAGGGAAGGCCATTGGTGGAGGCAGTGGAGCACAAGGAAGATTTCTATGAGCACCAAGAGCCAAGTGGATGTGGGTATGGATGCTTTCGGGGTTTCGGGTGGAGTTGGTGTAGTCGTAGAGGCAGTGAAGAAGGTAAAGGCCTGGTGGAGCAGAAGGGTGATTCGAGGCTGAGTTATAAATTGAGGAAGATAAAGGAGTTTTCAGAAGTAATTGCAGGTCCCAAGTGGAAAACATTCATCAGAAAGATAAGCGGGTATGGAAGGaagcagcagcagcagaagAACAGGTTTCAGTATGATGAACACAGCTATGCTCTCAACTTCAATAGTGGGGCTCAGAGCGAAGATGATGACATGCCCCCCAGTTTCTCTGCTAGATTCAGTGCTCCTTTTCCCTCCACTCGTCGCCAAACTGAACAATGA